A window of the Pirellulales bacterium genome harbors these coding sequences:
- a CDS encoding DUF1446 domain-containing protein — protein TLLLFGPYAAEKARLCGAMILDRLRRAGVEPEHHNIECLGAGDCVPGVVPAAAAPPEVVLRVTVRDSRRSTVERFTKEFAPLVTSGPPGVTGYTTGRPPVREVLAYWPALIAKSAVTAAVQILP, from the coding sequence ACTTTGCTGCTGTTCGGCCCCTACGCGGCGGAGAAAGCCCGGCTCTGCGGCGCAATGATCCTCGACCGCCTCCGCCGCGCCGGCGTCGAACCGGAACATCACAACATCGAATGCCTCGGCGCCGGCGATTGCGTGCCGGGCGTCGTCCCTGCCGCCGCGGCGCCGCCGGAGGTGGTGCTGCGGGTGACGGTCCGCGATTCCCGCCGGTCGACGGTCGAACGCTTCACCAAGGAATTTGCCCCGCTGGTGACATCCGGCCCGCCGGGCGTGACCGGCTATACCACCGGCCGGCCGCCGGTACGCGAGGTGCTCGCGTACTGGCCGGCGTTGATTGCCAAGAGTGCGGTGACTGCGGCGGTGCAAATTCTTCCGTAG